A DNA window from Bacteroides cellulosilyticus contains the following coding sequences:
- a CDS encoding cupin domain-containing carboxymuconolactone decarboxylase family protein, with amino-acid sequence MNLKRIIIAITVVLIGTGNINAQDMKTEVPKISDFPVGEENTGYAQYFTGKSWLAPLTTSKELNVPMSNVTFEPGCRNNWHSHTGGQLLIAVGGVGYYQERGKAARRLLPGDVVEIAPNIEHWHGAAPDSWFSHLAIACNPQTNQNTWLEVVNDEEYAEAVKDRSSKNGKDKNRIELCKENYTQLFGGEALTGEGTDPEMMDILQKYIFGEVFRTGDLDMKTREMITCVSLAAMQQLPQLKSHAGAALNVGVTPIELREAIYQCAPIIGFPKVLNALGTINSTFTERGIKLPLEKQETVTEENRFEKGLAIQKPLYGEVMKEFLKDVPGGMGTDVARFLTEVHFGDFQTRSGLNPQTRELLTFCVLTVIGAEPQLQSHLQANLKVGNSKETLTAAVIQCMPYIGFPAAIKVLDIIKEA; translated from the coding sequence ATGAATTTGAAAAGAATAATCATTGCCATAACGGTTGTTTTAATCGGTACAGGCAATATAAACGCACAAGATATGAAAACAGAAGTTCCAAAAATTAGTGACTTCCCGGTAGGGGAAGAGAATACTGGCTACGCACAGTATTTCACAGGTAAATCCTGGCTGGCACCTTTGACTACCAGCAAAGAATTAAATGTACCGATGTCCAACGTTACGTTTGAGCCCGGTTGCCGCAATAACTGGCACAGCCACACAGGCGGGCAACTACTGATTGCCGTAGGTGGTGTAGGCTATTATCAGGAACGCGGAAAGGCTGCACGCCGCCTGTTGCCCGGCGATGTAGTAGAAATAGCTCCCAACATAGAACATTGGCACGGTGCCGCACCCGATAGTTGGTTCTCACACCTTGCCATAGCGTGCAATCCGCAAACGAATCAGAATACCTGGCTTGAGGTGGTGAATGATGAAGAATATGCGGAAGCTGTAAAAGACAGAAGCAGTAAGAATGGAAAGGATAAGAATAGAATTGAATTATGCAAAGAGAACTACACCCAACTATTCGGTGGAGAAGCTTTGACCGGAGAAGGTACAGATCCGGAAATGATGGATATACTTCAGAAATATATCTTTGGAGAAGTGTTTCGCACAGGTGATCTGGATATGAAAACCCGTGAGATGATTACTTGCGTATCATTAGCCGCCATGCAGCAACTGCCACAGCTTAAAAGTCATGCCGGAGCTGCACTAAACGTAGGGGTAACTCCTATAGAACTGCGCGAGGCCATCTATCAGTGCGCTCCCATTATCGGTTTCCCTAAAGTATTGAATGCATTGGGCACAATAAACTCCACATTTACGGAAAGAGGTATCAAATTACCTTTGGAAAAACAGGAAACAGTGACAGAAGAAAATCGTTTTGAAAAAGGCCTTGCTATTCAAAAGCCGCTTTACGGAGAGGTTATGAAGGAATTCCTGAAAGATGTTCCGGGCGGCATGGGAACCGACGTAGCACGTTTCCTGACGGAAGTTCATTTCGGAGATTTCCAAACCCGGAGCGGACTGAATCCCCAAACGCGTGAATTATTGACCTTCTGCGTACTGACTGTAATTGGTGCAGAACCCCAACTTCAATCACATCTTCAAGCCAATCTGAAAGTAGGGAACAGTAAGGAAACGCTGACTGCCGCTGTCATACAATGTATGCCTTATATCGGTTTTCCGGCTGCAATAAAGGTACTGGATATTATCAAAGAAGCATAA
- a CDS encoding cupin domain-containing protein, producing the protein MKAIDWINHLNMSRHPEGGYYKEIFRSEKLIDNDKSAMTSIYYLLENEDKSAFHRLTSPEVWYYHAGYPLMLHVIHPDGRLVTHLMTADFSGEQQVAIEPGCWFAAELPSHFGYALVSCAVAPGFTFDDFELGTFDRLSKLYPDHEDLLKRLCQ; encoded by the coding sequence ATGAAAGCAATTGACTGGATAAATCATCTGAATATGAGTCGCCATCCTGAAGGTGGATACTACAAAGAAATATTTCGTTCCGAAAAACTGATTGATAACGATAAATCAGCCATGACCTCCATTTATTACCTGTTGGAAAATGAGGATAAATCAGCTTTTCACAGACTGACTTCTCCCGAGGTGTGGTACTACCATGCGGGATATCCCCTGATGCTACATGTGATCCATCCCGATGGTAGATTAGTTACTCACTTGATGACTGCTGACTTTTCGGGCGAACAGCAGGTTGCCATTGAACCCGGATGTTGGTTTGCTGCTGAATTGCCTTCGCATTTCGGATATGCATTGGTCAGTTGTGCCGTTGCTCCCGGTTTTACCTTCGATGATTTTGAGTTGGGTACGTTCGATCGTTTATCGAAACTTTACCCGGATCATGAAGATTTGCTAAAACGGTTGTGTCAATAA
- a CDS encoding TldD/PmbA family protein — protein sequence MITDNNKKLAQWAMDFALKNGCQAAKVVLYANSNTSFELRDAKMDRLQQASESGMGISVYVDGRYGNYSTNRLDKKELETFIKNGIESTRYLAPDEFRVLADPARYYTGGKPDLQMFDDKIFGINPDDKVALARAAAGEVMGKNDRIISVETSYSDGENASYRLMSNGFEGESKSTWYSVSASVAIKGEGEARPSDYWYGSSLFYDKLPKTDIGSVALERVLRKLGQKKAKSGKYTMVVDPINSGRMLSPVLSALYGSSLQQKNSFLIDKLDQKVFSDKLTVMDDPHVIGANGSRYFDNEGVATEHRPIFENGVLKTYFFDTYNAKKMGVAPTISGPSRLVLTPGDKDLNGLIADVANGILVTGLNGGNSNSNTGDFSYGIEGFLIENGKLTQPVNEMNVTGNFLTLWNSLAAIGNDARTDRSWLVPSLVFEGVDFSGL from the coding sequence ATGATAACAGATAATAATAAAAAACTGGCTCAATGGGCGATGGATTTCGCTTTGAAGAATGGTTGCCAGGCAGCCAAAGTTGTATTGTATGCCAATTCAAACACTTCTTTTGAATTGCGTGATGCTAAGATGGATCGTCTGCAACAGGCTTCTGAGAGTGGCATGGGAATCAGCGTATACGTAGACGGACGTTACGGTAATTATTCTACCAACCGTCTGGATAAGAAAGAACTTGAAACATTTATCAAGAATGGTATCGAGTCTACCCGTTATCTGGCTCCGGATGAATTCCGTGTATTGGCAGATCCTGCCCGCTATTATACAGGTGGGAAACCCGATTTGCAGATGTTCGATGATAAGATCTTTGGTATCAATCCGGATGATAAAGTAGCTTTGGCCCGTGCTGCCGCTGGAGAAGTTATGGGTAAGAATGACCGTATCATCTCAGTAGAGACCTCATACAGTGATGGTGAGAATGCTTCTTACCGTCTGATGAGTAATGGTTTTGAAGGTGAATCCAAATCAACCTGGTATTCAGTTTCTGCCAGTGTAGCCATTAAGGGTGAAGGTGAAGCCCGTCCGTCTGATTATTGGTATGGAAGCTCCCTGTTCTATGATAAATTGCCTAAAACGGATATCGGTTCAGTAGCACTGGAACGTGTCTTGCGTAAATTGGGACAGAAGAAAGCTAAGTCTGGTAAATATACAATGGTGGTTGATCCGATAAATTCGGGACGTATGTTGAGTCCTGTATTGAGTGCTCTTTACGGCTCCTCTTTGCAGCAAAAGAACTCTTTCCTGATTGATAAACTGGATCAGAAAGTATTCTCGGATAAGTTGACTGTAATGGATGATCCGCACGTGATAGGTGCCAATGGTTCACGTTATTTCGACAACGAAGGTGTGGCAACGGAACATCGTCCGATCTTTGAGAATGGTGTGTTGAAGACTTACTTCTTTGATACCTATAATGCTAAGAAGATGGGTGTAGCTCCTACTATTAGCGGTCCGTCACGTCTGGTACTTACTCCGGGTGATAAAGATCTTAATGGTTTGATTGCTGATGTGGCGAATGGTATCCTTGTTACCGGTTTGAATGGTGGTAACAGCAATAGCAACACAGGTGACTTCTCTTACGGCATCGAAGGATTCCTCATAGAGAACGGTAAATTGACGCAACCTGTCAATGAAATGAATGTTACCGGAAACTTCCTGACGTTGTGGAACTCGTTGGCGGCTATCGGTAATGATGCTCGTACGGATCGTAGCTGGCTGGTTCCTTCATTAGTGTTTGAAGGAGTTGACTTCAGTGGACTTTAA
- a CDS encoding TldD/PmbA family protein: MDRRNFLRMGSLAVLGSLAAPSLALPDTVRGALGGTDNKSAVAAAMKHFGVTEADLKKVLTAALEKGGDYADLYFEHSFNNAVALMDGKVNNCSSNIDFGMGVRVLAGDQSGYAYVEGVTLEEMLRAARTAARIASSGKAGKPVAFKEKTIERDRYSVVTPWEEVSLKEKMPYLQKLNDKVFALDNRVRKVQASLSDNTTHVLFCNSEGVTYYDYRPMVSYMAFCIMEENGRMENNYATRSYRKGFEFMTDDIIEVIAREVVDNTAIMFKAIKPKGGELPVVMASGGSGILLHEAIGHAFEADFNRKNVSIFADQLNKKVCNEHISVVDDGTIPFNRGSVNFDDEGIEGQKTYIVKDGILTSYLHDRISSKHYGVAPTGNGRRDTFRNVPIPRMRATYMEAGDMKEEDIISTVKNGIYAQQFTNGQVQIGAGDFTFFVKFGYMIEDGKLTQPIKDINIIGNGPKALADITMVASNDQIDNGTWTCGKDGQSCPVTCGMPSALVSKLTVGGEN; this comes from the coding sequence ATGGATAGACGGAATTTCTTACGGATGGGTAGTCTGGCGGTATTAGGTTCGCTGGCTGCTCCGTCGCTTGCCTTACCTGATACGGTACGGGGAGCTTTGGGAGGCACGGATAACAAATCTGCTGTAGCTGCGGCTATGAAGCATTTCGGTGTAACGGAGGCAGACCTGAAGAAGGTATTGACAGCTGCACTTGAAAAAGGTGGGGATTATGCGGACCTTTATTTTGAACACTCTTTTAATAATGCTGTAGCCCTGATGGACGGTAAAGTGAACAATTGCAGTTCAAATATTGACTTCGGTATGGGTGTACGTGTATTAGCCGGTGACCAAAGCGGTTATGCTTATGTGGAAGGTGTGACGTTGGAAGAAATGTTGCGTGCCGCACGTACGGCTGCCCGTATTGCTTCTTCCGGTAAGGCTGGAAAGCCTGTCGCATTTAAGGAGAAGACGATTGAAAGAGATCGTTATTCTGTAGTTACTCCTTGGGAAGAAGTGAGCTTGAAAGAGAAAATGCCTTATCTGCAAAAACTGAATGATAAAGTCTTTGCGTTGGACAATCGTGTACGTAAGGTGCAGGCTTCTTTGAGCGACAACACAACACATGTATTGTTCTGTAATTCAGAAGGTGTGACTTACTATGATTACCGTCCGATGGTATCCTATATGGCTTTCTGTATTATGGAAGAGAACGGACGTATGGAAAATAACTACGCCACTCGTTCCTATCGTAAAGGATTTGAGTTTATGACGGATGATATTATCGAAGTGATAGCTCGCGAAGTTGTAGACAATACAGCAATCATGTTTAAAGCCATTAAGCCTAAAGGTGGTGAACTCCCTGTGGTGATGGCATCCGGCGGTTCGGGTATCTTGTTGCACGAAGCTATCGGACATGCGTTTGAAGCTGATTTCAACCGTAAGAATGTTTCTATCTTTGCTGATCAATTGAACAAGAAAGTATGTAATGAACATATCAGTGTGGTAGATGACGGTACGATTCCTTTCAATCGTGGTTCTGTAAACTTCGATGATGAAGGTATAGAAGGACAGAAGACTTATATCGTGAAGGATGGCATATTGACCAGTTATCTGCACGACCGTATCAGTTCTAAACATTACGGTGTGGCTCCTACCGGAAACGGACGTCGCGATACTTTCCGTAATGTTCCTATTCCTCGTATGCGTGCCACGTATATGGAAGCCGGAGATATGAAGGAAGAAGATATCATCTCTACTGTAAAGAATGGTATTTATGCACAACAATTCACTAACGGACAGGTGCAGATTGGTGCAGGTGACTTTACGTTCTTCGTAAAATTCGGTTATATGATTGAAGACGGTAAGCTGACGCAGCCTATCAAAGATATCAACATTATCGGTAATGGACCCAAAGCATTGGCAGACATCACGATGGTGGCAAGCAATGATCAGATCGATAACGGTACGTGGACATGCGGTAAGGACGGACAGTCTTGTCCGGTGACCTGTGGTATGCCTTCGGCTTTAGTAAGTAAATTAACTGTAGGAGGAGAAAACTGA
- the cdaA gene encoding diadenylate cyclase CdaA — protein MFFDIGVKDIIDVLLVAFLLYYTYKLMKASGSINVFTGILIFILIWLVVSQVLEMKLLGSIFDKLVSVGVVALIILFQDEIRRFLLTLGSHQHASALVRFFTGNKKENMQHDEIMPVVMACISMGKQKVGALIVIEHNFPLDDVVRTGEVINADINQRLIENIFFKNSPLHDGAMIISKGRIKAAGCILPVSHNLDIPKELGLRHRAAMGISQESDALAIIVSEETGSISVAHKGQFHLRLNAEELESLLTKEN, from the coding sequence GTGTTTTTTGATATTGGAGTAAAAGATATTATCGACGTTTTGCTGGTTGCATTTCTGCTTTACTATACGTATAAGCTGATGAAAGCTTCCGGTTCCATCAATGTGTTTACGGGTATCCTGATATTCATATTGATCTGGTTGGTAGTGTCGCAGGTATTGGAGATGAAGTTGCTCGGTTCCATCTTTGACAAGTTGGTGAGCGTGGGTGTGGTAGCACTTATCATCCTTTTTCAGGATGAGATACGGCGTTTCTTACTGACGCTTGGTTCACATCAGCATGCCAGTGCATTGGTACGCTTCTTCACCGGGAATAAGAAGGAGAATATGCAGCATGATGAAATCATGCCGGTGGTCATGGCATGTATCAGCATGGGTAAACAGAAAGTAGGAGCTTTGATTGTGATTGAGCATAATTTCCCGTTGGACGATGTGGTGCGCACGGGCGAAGTTATCAATGCTGATATCAACCAGCGTCTGATAGAGAATATCTTTTTCAAGAACAGCCCTTTGCATGATGGTGCAATGATTATCAGTAAGGGGCGTATTAAGGCAGCGGGATGTATTTTGCCGGTATCGCACAATTTGGACATACCGAAGGAACTGGGACTGCGACATCGTGCGGCGATGGGTATCTCTCAGGAATCCGATGCATTGGCTATTATCGTTTCCGAAGAGACCGGTTCCATTTCCGTAGCTCATAAGGGACAATTCCATTTGCGCTTGAATGCGGAAGAATTAGAAAGCCTGTTGACGAAAGAAAATTAG